In one window of Acidobacteriota bacterium DNA:
- a CDS encoding VWA domain-containing protein: MRALAAALGLVLTVSVVAPALGQVQVVLPRATERLEIAGQACPELRRTPVRDWFTVIYFDPAMLTPDGMRRAALALADEADRLAARGPVEVVLVDPYPTPYLDATGDAAALREGLEILAEESVLAGERVEIRDERAALGDGDSALHQQLAGEEQALWRRSRSALLDYLAISAARGPRALLLIEDGFPTPAAEQQIAAHWARSLAAGGWSTQAVALGEVPTALAPSTADLEALAAESGGSVATTAADLEAWLTASTDYDLVTCDLASEDGRPVTVGAVPLAGSPRWTTAGSPRSVSERRARQALEGSLRGAGRGETRLLLSGALRVDREQRSASASDRLEVSLLWSNAAPEREESEALRPGAATTARLTLVAERLDAEPFVLHEVHAIAERSVGTDWLFQRTLSVSEDVRVVAVVLEDLTSGAWGALKLPFVNSPFAAPVGRSVITAGEPLGSGTLQPPTAAAGGAAGTAPTAAASATATESDIADRVIVLLPPRRAGAGRFSGAVSGAIKGRIRLETLATSDAIGRAVFYLDDREVGRDEKAPFSTVVDLGDEAVPMTLKVVAETVGGRPLAEHAIEINRGARPFRVRFAALEGEPAAGSVRVTAEVQVPPRRQLARAELYRNLELIETFPAAELQDGTLAAEVATPQVRPEDYLRVVAYLDDGQFLEDVVLLSAPALSDRVDVNLVEIYAVVSDRDGTPVQGLSAADFAVERKGETLTIDRFQVADEVPLIIGLLIDTSESMWGLMPDTKKAAARFLTETLAPSDGAFLVSFDDRPRLVHGVSQDVFDLLRSFAVLNPGGSTALYDSIVFSLAQIEGNAGRRALVLLTDGQDAGSRFGHRRAIELARKQGVPIYILSLAGLGSASLGGRPVRPFHYSDLEAVTARTGGRLFDIDRIEQLGEAYAQINAELRNQYILGLNTEKPLSAEELGEIEVAVEGRGRRVRAAIGSSDR; encoded by the coding sequence ATGAGAGCTCTCGCCGCCGCCCTCGGTCTCGTCCTCACCGTCTCCGTCGTCGCTCCGGCCCTCGGCCAGGTCCAGGTGGTGCTGCCGCGTGCCACCGAGCGCCTGGAAATCGCCGGCCAAGCTTGCCCCGAGCTGCGCCGGACGCCGGTGCGGGATTGGTTCACGGTGATCTACTTCGATCCCGCCATGCTGACCCCCGATGGCATGCGTCGGGCAGCTCTCGCCCTCGCCGACGAGGCCGATCGGCTGGCCGCCCGCGGCCCCGTCGAGGTCGTTCTCGTCGACCCCTATCCGACGCCTTACCTCGATGCCACCGGCGACGCGGCGGCGCTGCGCGAAGGGCTCGAGATCCTCGCCGAGGAGAGCGTGCTCGCCGGCGAGCGGGTCGAGATCCGCGACGAGCGGGCCGCCCTCGGCGACGGTGACTCCGCCCTTCACCAGCAGCTCGCCGGCGAGGAGCAGGCCCTCTGGCGGCGCTCGCGGTCAGCCCTGCTCGACTACCTGGCGATCTCGGCGGCGCGCGGGCCACGCGCGCTGCTGCTGATCGAGGACGGCTTCCCGACCCCAGCCGCCGAGCAACAAATCGCCGCCCACTGGGCCCGCAGCCTGGCCGCCGGCGGCTGGTCGACCCAGGCCGTCGCCCTGGGAGAAGTCCCGACAGCGCTCGCCCCCTCGACCGCGGACCTCGAAGCCCTCGCCGCCGAGAGCGGCGGCTCGGTAGCGACCACCGCGGCCGACCTCGAAGCCTGGCTGACCGCCAGCACCGACTACGACCTGGTGACCTGCGATCTCGCCAGCGAAGACGGTCGACCGGTGACCGTCGGCGCCGTACCGCTTGCGGGAAGCCCACGCTGGACCACCGCCGGGAGCCCGCGCAGCGTCTCCGAGCGGCGCGCCCGGCAGGCCCTCGAGGGCTCCCTCCGAGGAGCCGGCCGCGGCGAGACGCGGCTCCTCCTGAGCGGCGCCCTGCGAGTCGACCGAGAGCAGCGATCGGCCAGCGCTTCCGATCGCCTCGAGGTCTCCCTGCTGTGGTCGAATGCTGCCCCGGAGAGGGAGGAGTCCGAAGCCCTCCGGCCGGGCGCCGCCACCACCGCCCGTCTCACCCTGGTCGCCGAGCGTCTCGATGCCGAGCCCTTCGTTCTCCACGAGGTACACGCCATCGCCGAGCGCTCCGTCGGCACCGACTGGCTGTTCCAGCGGACTCTGTCCGTTTCCGAGGACGTTCGCGTCGTCGCCGTGGTCCTCGAAGACCTCACCAGCGGCGCCTGGGGAGCTCTCAAGCTGCCCTTCGTCAACTCGCCCTTCGCAGCTCCCGTCGGACGCAGCGTGATCACCGCCGGTGAACCGCTGGGATCGGGCACCCTTCAGCCACCGACGGCGGCGGCCGGCGGCGCAGCCGGCACCGCGCCGACGGCGGCGGCTTCGGCGACGGCCACCGAGAGTGACATCGCAGACCGCGTCATCGTTCTCCTGCCGCCCCGGCGAGCCGGGGCCGGCCGCTTTTCAGGGGCAGTGTCCGGCGCCATCAAGGGTCGGATTCGGCTCGAAACGCTGGCCACCAGCGACGCCATCGGTCGCGCCGTCTTCTACCTCGACGACCGCGAGGTGGGACGCGACGAGAAGGCGCCCTTTTCGACCGTCGTGGACCTCGGGGACGAGGCTGTTCCGATGACCCTCAAGGTGGTCGCCGAGACCGTCGGAGGTCGCCCCCTCGCCGAGCACGCCATCGAGATCAACCGCGGCGCCCGCCCCTTCCGGGTGCGCTTCGCCGCTCTCGAAGGCGAGCCGGCAGCGGGCTCGGTGCGGGTGACGGCGGAGGTCCAGGTGCCGCCTCGCCGCCAGCTCGCCCGCGCCGAGCTCTATCGCAACCTGGAGCTGATCGAGACCTTTCCCGCCGCCGAGCTGCAGGACGGCACCCTCGCCGCCGAGGTCGCGACCCCACAGGTACGCCCTGAGGACTACCTGCGAGTGGTCGCCTACCTCGACGACGGCCAGTTCCTGGAAGACGTCGTCCTGCTGTCGGCGCCCGCCCTCTCGGACCGCGTCGACGTCAATCTGGTGGAGATCTACGCCGTCGTCTCGGACCGCGACGGCACCCCGGTTCAAGGCCTTTCCGCCGCCGATTTCGCGGTCGAGCGCAAGGGCGAAACGCTGACCATCGATCGCTTCCAGGTCGCCGACGAGGTGCCGCTGATCATCGGTCTGCTGATCGACACCTCGGAGAGCATGTGGGGCCTGATGCCGGACACCAAAAAGGCCGCCGCCCGCTTCCTGACCGAGACCCTCGCCCCCAGCGACGGCGCCTTCCTGGTCTCCTTCGATGATCGTCCGCGATTGGTCCACGGCGTCAGCCAGGACGTCTTCGACCTGCTGCGCAGCTTCGCCGTGCTCAATCCCGGCGGCAGCACCGCACTCTACGACTCGATCGTCTTTTCCCTCGCTCAGATCGAGGGCAATGCCGGCCGTCGCGCCCTGGTGCTGCTCACCGATGGTCAGGACGCCGGCAGCCGCTTCGGCCACCGGCGCGCCATCGAGCTGGCGCGCAAGCAGGGGGTTCCGATCTATATCCTGTCCCTCGCCGGCCTGGGCAGCGCCAGCCTCGGCGGCCGCCCTGTTCGGCCCTTCCACTACTCGGACCTCGAAGCGGTCACCGCCCGCACCGGCGGCCGCCTGTTCGACATCGACCGCATCGAGCAGCTCGGCGAGGCCTATGCCCAGATCAACGCCGAGCTGCGCAACCAGTACATCCTCGGTCTGAACACCGAAAAGCCCCTCTCGGCTGAAGAGCTCGGAGAAATCGAGGTCGCCGTCGAGGGTCGCGGCCGCCGAGTACGCGCCGCCATCGGATCCAGCGACCGGTGA
- a CDS encoding alpha/beta hydrolase, with translation MADRKSRFRRWLRTLLIIVAVLAIVYPLSFFLRRSWIVHQLASSSRLANTPRGPVEYLEGGRGPATLLILHGTPGGYDEGLLLAQWIRAERSFRFIAPSRPGYLRTPVEVGSSPAEAAAAMIALLDTLGATRSSVLAWSGAGPTALELAGRYPQRISALVLLSTRVRGDDKYRFADPSDRGTPIAAESLRPDTGIFGPDAKGYLGAVMFRLLPNRFFERYFPAETRSMGLAVERLRQLRTVTSPPSRRYPGKANDQWQFASLDPEPRMDVRVPTLIVHSPGDEAVDISHAYWARDQIPGAELLEVESESHFTTLNPASTRIVMEFLQAHAEGDPVLPNRPQPARPDLGGPQ, from the coding sequence ATGGCAGATCGAAAGTCGCGGTTCCGGCGTTGGCTACGCACCCTCCTCATCATCGTCGCCGTCTTGGCGATCGTCTACCCGCTGAGCTTCTTCCTTCGCAGGTCGTGGATCGTCCATCAGCTCGCCTCCAGCAGCCGGTTGGCCAACACGCCCCGCGGGCCCGTCGAGTACCTGGAAGGCGGGCGCGGCCCCGCCACTTTGCTGATCCTCCACGGCACCCCCGGTGGCTACGATGAAGGACTGTTGCTGGCGCAGTGGATCCGCGCCGAGAGGTCTTTCCGCTTCATCGCCCCCTCCCGACCCGGATACCTCCGCACGCCGGTCGAAGTCGGCTCGAGCCCTGCCGAAGCGGCGGCGGCGATGATCGCTCTGCTCGACACCCTCGGCGCCACCCGCAGCTCGGTCCTCGCCTGGTCCGGCGCTGGACCGACGGCCCTCGAGCTCGCCGGCCGATACCCGCAACGCATCAGCGCCCTGGTCCTGCTTTCGACTCGGGTTCGCGGTGACGACAAGTATCGCTTCGCCGACCCGTCGGATCGCGGCACGCCGATCGCTGCGGAATCGCTGAGACCAGACACCGGGATCTTCGGCCCCGATGCCAAGGGGTACCTCGGCGCTGTGATGTTTCGGCTGCTGCCGAATCGCTTCTTCGAACGCTACTTCCCCGCCGAGACCCGCAGCATGGGGCTCGCCGTCGAGCGACTACGCCAGCTGAGGACCGTGACCAGCCCGCCGAGCCGCCGCTACCCCGGAAAGGCCAACGACCAGTGGCAGTTCGCATCGCTCGATCCCGAGCCCAGGATGGACGTGCGCGTGCCAACGCTGATCGTCCACAGCCCTGGCGACGAAGCGGTCGATATCTCTCACGCCTACTGGGCCCGGGATCAGATTCCCGGCGCCGAGCTGCTGGAGGTCGAGTCCGAATCCCACTTCACCACCCTCAACCCCGCCTCGACCCGGATCGTCATGGAGTTCCTGCAGGCTCACGCCGAG